Below is a genomic region from Telmatobacter sp. DSM 110680.
AGGAGTTCGGCCACATCCTGCACCGAGACTCCTCGCTGCAGCAGGATACGAGCGAAGGTGTGGCGGAACCGGTGGTGAGTCGGGTTCGCCGCCCACGGGCCGCACAGAGCCCACAGCTTGTCCAGTTTCCTGCGCCACACGTCGGTGATCACGCAGATATCCTTGGTCTGGTGGGAGCCGAAGATGAGCCCTCCATGTTCTTTGGTGCGCTCGCGAATACGCTCTTGCAACCACACTGGAATCCAAGTCGAGATATGATTACCGCCCTTAGTGGTGCGGACTCGGCATTCCCCGTTCTCCTTCAACCGGTCGACGTGAAAGGTGGCCACGTCGGAGATGCGCAGGCCGGTGTAGACGGAGATTGCGATGAAATCGGCTAGGTCCTGACCATCCCAGCGCCGCCTGTATTTGCCCTTGGCGGCGTATTGGGAAGCGCAGGCAGAAAACATCCTGGTCAGATCGTCATCGCTGAAAGGGATGCGAGGGGCATTTTCGCCTTCTCGCTCTTTGCGTGTGTGCTTTTCCCTGATGAGTTTCGTAGGGTTTTCCTTGAGCCACCGATTGCTTTCCAGGTAGCGAAAGAAAGCCTTGACGGTGGCCATTTTTTTGGTTGCCGTCGAGATCTTCACTCCCCATGAGACCCGGAATTCGCGCACATCGAAGGGCTGCCACTGATCGATGTAGACGTAACCCCGGCTGCGGCTGAAGTCCAGCAATTCGGTCAGCAGGTAACCGTATCCCCTGATGGTGGTCATGGCGTGAGAGTCGGCCAATTCCGATTTGTAATCCCGGACCGCTCTTTCGACGGTGATTCGGTACGCTGAAGGTACGGCGGGAGGGAGTTCTGGCGCCGGGGCAGGCAACTCACCATCCCAACTCTTCCAGTGGGCCACCAGCTCCCTGGCTTGACCCCAGTCTGTCAGTCCTGTGGTTTTGCGGCTGAACTTGCCTTTCAGAGTGCCGGAGGCGTGGATAAGGCACGCGCAGTGCTTCCAGCCTTTCTTGCGTTCCTCGAATTCGCCGGAGCGGAACTGCTCCGGGTGCCCGGCTTCGCACTCCGCCCGATGTCTGCGATAGAGGTTGATCGCCATGGCGGCATTATAGGATAGATTGCACGCTATTGCACTCTAAAACCGGTCAATTTATCTAAATTGTTGATTATATTATGGCGGAGAGAGTGGGATTCGAACCCACGTTAGAGTTTCCCCTAAACACGCTTTCCAAGCGTGCGCCTTCAGCCACTCGGCCATCTCTCCAACTGATAAAAGTTCCAATTCGAGTTTATCAAAGCTGGCTCCGTTACGGATTTCCCGCAAGCGGGCCAAGGGGACGATGGAAAGGGAATCCGACAGAGGCTCATTGAGGATATTGGTACTCGCCGCAAGAGACAATCAAGAGGCGTTCAGTCGTATAAATGAAAGCGTTTACGCGAGTCAATACAGTCTTGTATAGTCTCCTCTTGCTGTCAGTTCAATCGTAATATATGCTGCATTTCCAGTTTGCGGCCTGTGCTTTCTACCGCTTTTCTACATTTGCGAGGTATTCCAATGCCAGGTTTCACTCGACGTCACCTTCTTCGTTCAGCCGCATTTTCCGGTCTGGCTTTTTCTACTTCATCTTTGATGACGCGCTCGGCCTTGGCGCGAGCGGTTTCATTTGCGGCCACAGACGCTGTGTCTCCGACGATGCTTCCACGAGAGAAGCTTCTTTTTGACTTCGGATGGAAATTCACTTTAGGCAATGGAGCGGATCCTGCGAAAGATTTCGGCTTCGGTGATGGACAGGGCGACTTTGCGAAGACCGGTGAATTCGAATTTGCAAAAGCGAAGTTCGACGATTCGAAGTGGCGCACCTTGAACTTGCCTCATGACTGGGCGGTTGAGTTGCCTTTTGTGCGGGATGAAGTGCAGAACTCGCATGGATTCAAGCCACTAGGGCGTCGCTATCCCGAGACCAGTGTTGGGTGGTACCGACGCGCATTCGATGTTCCGGAGAGCGATAAAGGCAGACGCATTTTGATTGAGTTTGATGGTGCTTTTCGTGACGTTCTTATATTCGTAAACGGCTGCTTCATCGGACGTAATGACAATGGCTACGCTCCTTTCAGCTTCGACCTTACCGACTTTCTTTCGTACGGTAAAAAGAACTACATCGTTGCGCGCGTGGATGCAACCTTCGGAGATGGCTGGTTCTACGAAGGCGCAGGTATCTATCGCCATGTTTGGCTGACGAAGACAGACGCGCTGCATCTGGGCCAGTGGGACAGTTATGTTCGGCCCGAGGTTGTGGGCAATGCCGCGACACTGACATTGAGCACCATTGTGAAGAACGAGGGTGTCGACCACGAAACCGCGAAGGTCAAGTGGCAGATAGTTGACGCAGCCGGAAAATCTGTAGTCGTTGCTGAAGCGCCGGCTCAAGCGGTGGTGGCTGATGGCTCTGTAGTATTCAACGCTACTGCCAAGTTGCTCAATCCTTTACTCTGGTCTGTCGATCAGCCGAACCTCTACTCGGCCAAGGTGACTGTGGAGGCGGGGGGTAAAGTTCGCGATGCTGACCGTGTAAGTTTTGGCATACGTACCGCGAAGTTTACGTCTGACAAGGGATTCTTCCTGAATGGAAAATCAATCAAGATTCAGGGTACCTGTAATCACCAGGACCACGCGGGAGTAGGTGCCGCGGTGCCAGACAGTCTGCAGCGATTCCGGCTGGCGGTTCTGCGCGAGATGGGTGGCAACGCTGTTCGAACCTCGCACAACATGCCTACACCTGAATGGGTGGAAGCCTGCGACCGCATGGGTATGATGATGATGTGCGAGACGCGCCAGATGAGTTCCAATCCTGAGGGTATGGCGCAACTCGAAACCATGATTAAGCGCTATCGCAATTCTCCATCGATCATCATGTGGTCGGTGGGAAATGAGGAGAATCAGTTGCAGGGGCCCATGGCAGAACAGGGCGCTCGCATCGCGGCCGACATGGTGCGGCTGTGCCACGAACTTGATCCGACGCGCGTGGTATCGGCTGCAGTGAATGGAAATAACGAACAGGGTGTTTCAGATGCATTAGACGTCATCGGATTCAACTACAATTTGAAGCTTCCGGAAAAATATCATCCAGAACATCCCAACCGGCCGATTTACGGATCGGAGACTTCTAGCGCCATCGGTACGCGCGGCGTGTATTCCACTGATCCTCTGCGTAATACCTTGAATTCCTACGACGGCGTGGTTCCATGGGGCGAGACTGCAGAAGAGTGGTGGAAGTACTACGGCTCGCGGGATTGGGAAGCGGGTGGCTTTGCGTGGACGGGTTTCGATTATCGCGGTGAGCCAACGCCCTACGGATGGCCGTCGATCAACTCGCAGTTTGGCATCGTCGACATGTGCGGATTTCCTAAGGACAACTTCTTCTACTACAAAGCATGGTGGGGCAAAGATCCTGTCGTTCATGTTTTTCCACACTGGAACTGGACGGGGCGCGAGGGCGACGAGATTCCGGTCTGGGTGTATTCGAATCTGGACGAGGTGGAACTGTTTGTGAATGGTAAGAGCCTTGGAAGCCAGAAGGTTCCTCATCTAGGACACGTGGAGTGGAAAGCGCGTTATGAACCTGGAACGATTGAAGCGCGTGGCAGCAAAGACGGCAAAGTAGTTCTGACCGACAAGCGCGAGACGACT
It encodes:
- a CDS encoding site-specific integrase; translation: MAINLYRRHRAECEAGHPEQFRSGEFEERKKGWKHCACLIHASGTLKGKFSRKTTGLTDWGQARELVAHWKSWDGELPAPAPELPPAVPSAYRITVERAVRDYKSELADSHAMTTIRGYGYLLTELLDFSRSRGYVYIDQWQPFDVREFRVSWGVKISTATKKMATVKAFFRYLESNRWLKENPTKLIREKHTRKEREGENAPRIPFSDDDLTRMFSACASQYAAKGKYRRRWDGQDLADFIAISVYTGLRISDVATFHVDRLKENGECRVRTTKGGNHISTWIPVWLQERIRERTKEHGGLIFGSHQTKDICVITDVWRRKLDKLWALCGPWAANPTHHRFRHTFARILLQRGVSVQDVAELLGNTEKVVRKHYAEWVPERQARLTEILQQAFTDKPKPNVIAFPGRS
- the galA gene encoding beta-galactosidase GalA, whose amino-acid sequence is MPGFTRRHLLRSAAFSGLAFSTSSLMTRSALARAVSFAATDAVSPTMLPREKLLFDFGWKFTLGNGADPAKDFGFGDGQGDFAKTGEFEFAKAKFDDSKWRTLNLPHDWAVELPFVRDEVQNSHGFKPLGRRYPETSVGWYRRAFDVPESDKGRRILIEFDGAFRDVLIFVNGCFIGRNDNGYAPFSFDLTDFLSYGKKNYIVARVDATFGDGWFYEGAGIYRHVWLTKTDALHLGQWDSYVRPEVVGNAATLTLSTIVKNEGVDHETAKVKWQIVDAAGKSVVVAEAPAQAVVADGSVVFNATAKLLNPLLWSVDQPNLYSAKVTVEAGGKVRDADRVSFGIRTAKFTSDKGFFLNGKSIKIQGTCNHQDHAGVGAAVPDSLQRFRLAVLREMGGNAVRTSHNMPTPEWVEACDRMGMMMMCETRQMSSNPEGMAQLETMIKRYRNSPSIIMWSVGNEENQLQGPMAEQGARIAADMVRLCHELDPTRVVSAAVNGNNEQGVSDALDVIGFNYNLKLPEKYHPEHPNRPIYGSETSSAIGTRGVYSTDPLRNTLNSYDGVVPWGETAEEWWKYYGSRDWEAGGFAWTGFDYRGEPTPYGWPSINSQFGIVDMCGFPKDNFFYYKAWWGKDPVVHVFPHWNWTGREGDEIPVWVYSNLDEVELFVNGKSLGSQKVPHLGHVEWKARYEPGTIEARGSKDGKVVLTDKRETTGPASSIRLTADRMEINADGQDVAVIKVEGLDKEGRLVPIADNHIGFKVSGNGELIGVGNGDPNCQESDKAPKRSLFNGLAQVIVQSTKEAGEIQIQAHKDGWDGPSLAPATIAIKTKLAETRPAVG